One uncultured Gellertiella sp. genomic window carries:
- the uvrB gene encoding excinuclease ABC subunit UvrB, producing MARLPKNSPASHGFEEAPQAPFEGEPLTGSVADWVRQLEQEAEAKSVETQREIASKAGKHRKKVEIAARNMTARPAAAEEAAPGRKAKNAGIASSKSARGTSMGGSNDPKTRAAAGLNPVAGMDTTLEDAGAMATGAVTATVEALSALIESGNPLFKDGKLWVPHRPQRPDKSEGGIPLRMVTDYQPAGDQPTAIRDLTEGLENGERSQVLLGVTGSGKTFTMAKVIEATQRPAVILAPNKTLAAQLYSEFKNFFPDNAVEYFVSYYDYYQPEAYVPRSDTFIEKESSINEQIDRMRHAATRAILERDDCIIVASVSCIYGIGSVETYTAMTFQMTVGDRIDQRQLLADLVAQQYKRREMDFQRGSFRVRGDTIELFPAHLEDAAWRISLFGDEIDAITEFDPLTGQKTGDLKSVKIYANSHYVTPRPTLNGAIKAIKEELKLRLAELEKAGRLLEAQRLEQRTRYDVEMMEATGACAGIENYSRYLTGRKPGEPPPTLFEYIPDNALIFIDESHVTIPQIGGMYRGDFRRKATLAEYGFRLPSCMDNRPLRFEEWDAMRPQTVAVSATPSNWEMEQAGGVFAEQVIRPTGLIDPPVEVRSARSQVDDVLGEIRETAQKGYRTLVTVLTKRMAEDLTEYLHEQGVRVRYMHSDIDTLERIEIIRDLRLGAFDVLVGINLLREGLDIPECGFVAILDADKEGFLRSETSLVQTIGRAARNVDGKVILYADNITGSMKRAMEETTRRRQKQVEYNTAHGITPESVKARISDILDSVYERDHVRADISGVSGKGFADGGHLVGNNLQSHLNALEKQMRDAAADLDFETAARLRDEIKRLKAAELAAMDDPIAKQEASSAEGARGKRNQEASSAEGTRGSRNAAGSKRKSSTSSEPEASYFAKPSLDDMGPGTDTARPLFRKNTLDEMTVGRTEKPVTGPLPPKPALPDRDDPRPLVRGKTGVGSYEDPAEVKRKSRTKGKTGRPGQ from the coding sequence ATGGCCCGTTTACCGAAAAATTCCCCCGCATCCCATGGTTTTGAAGAAGCGCCGCAAGCCCCGTTCGAGGGCGAGCCGCTCACCGGCTCCGTCGCCGACTGGGTGCGGCAGCTCGAACAGGAGGCGGAGGCGAAATCCGTCGAGACCCAGCGCGAGATCGCTTCCAAGGCCGGCAAGCACCGCAAGAAGGTGGAAATCGCCGCCCGCAACATGACGGCCCGCCCCGCTGCGGCGGAGGAAGCAGCACCCGGCAGGAAGGCGAAAAATGCCGGCATTGCCAGCTCCAAATCGGCACGCGGCACCTCGATGGGCGGCAGCAATGATCCGAAGACCCGGGCTGCCGCCGGGCTGAACCCGGTCGCCGGGATGGACACGACGCTGGAAGATGCGGGCGCGATGGCGACAGGGGCCGTCACCGCCACCGTGGAAGCGCTGTCGGCGCTGATCGAATCCGGCAATCCGCTGTTCAAGGATGGCAAGCTCTGGGTGCCCCACCGTCCGCAGCGCCCGGACAAGTCCGAAGGCGGCATTCCGTTGCGGATGGTGACGGATTACCAGCCCGCAGGCGACCAGCCGACCGCCATCCGCGACCTGACCGAGGGGCTGGAGAACGGCGAGCGCAGCCAGGTGCTGCTCGGGGTGACCGGCTCCGGCAAGACCTTCACCATGGCCAAGGTGATCGAGGCGACGCAGCGCCCGGCCGTCATCCTCGCGCCGAACAAGACGCTGGCCGCGCAGCTCTATTCGGAATTCAAGAATTTCTTCCCCGACAATGCGGTGGAATATTTCGTCTCCTATTACGATTATTACCAGCCGGAAGCCTATGTGCCGCGCTCCGATACGTTCATCGAGAAGGAAAGCTCGATCAACGAGCAGATTGACCGGATGCGCCACGCCGCCACCCGCGCCATTCTGGAGCGCGACGACTGCATCATCGTTGCCTCGGTCTCCTGCATCTATGGTATCGGCTCGGTCGAGACCTATACGGCGATGACCTTCCAGATGACGGTGGGCGACCGCATCGACCAGCGGCAACTGCTCGCCGACCTCGTCGCCCAGCAATACAAGCGCCGGGAAATGGATTTCCAGCGCGGCTCGTTCCGGGTGCGGGGCGACACGATCGAACTGTTCCCCGCCCACCTGGAAGACGCCGCCTGGCGGATTTCACTGTTCGGCGACGAGATCGATGCCATCACCGAATTCGACCCCCTGACCGGCCAGAAGACCGGCGACCTGAAATCGGTCAAGATCTACGCCAATTCCCACTATGTCACGCCCCGCCCGACGCTGAACGGCGCGATAAAGGCGATCAAGGAAGAGCTGAAGCTGCGGCTTGCCGAGCTGGAAAAGGCCGGACGCCTGCTCGAGGCGCAGCGGCTGGAGCAGCGCACCCGCTATGACGTCGAGATGATGGAAGCCACCGGTGCCTGCGCCGGGATCGAGAATTATTCCCGCTACCTCACCGGACGCAAGCCTGGCGAGCCGCCACCGACGCTGTTCGAATATATTCCCGATAACGCCCTGATTTTCATCGATGAAAGCCATGTCACCATCCCGCAGATCGGCGGCATGTATCGCGGCGACTTCCGCCGCAAGGCGACGCTGGCCGAATATGGATTCCGGCTGCCCTCCTGCATGGACAACCGTCCGCTGCGCTTCGAGGAATGGGACGCGATGCGGCCGCAGACCGTCGCCGTCTCCGCCACCCCCAGCAACTGGGAAATGGAACAGGCGGGCGGCGTCTTCGCCGAACAGGTGATCCGCCCGACCGGCCTGATCGATCCGCCGGTCGAGGTCCGTTCGGCCCGCAGCCAGGTGGACGATGTACTCGGCGAAATCCGCGAGACCGCCCAGAAGGGGTATCGCACGCTGGTGACGGTGCTGACCAAGCGGATGGCCGAGGACCTGACCGAATATCTGCACGAACAGGGTGTCCGGGTGCGCTACATGCATTCCGACATCGACACGCTGGAGCGGATCGAGATCATCCGCGATCTCCGGCTGGGGGCCTTCGACGTGCTCGTCGGCATCAACCTGCTGCGCGAAGGTCTCGACATCCCGGAATGCGGCTTCGTCGCCATTCTCGATGCCGACAAGGAAGGTTTCCTGCGCTCGGAGACCTCGCTGGTGCAGACCATCGGCCGCGCCGCCCGCAATGTCGACGGCAAGGTCATTCTCTATGCGGACAACATCACCGGCTCGATGAAGCGGGCGATGGAGGAAACCACCCGCCGTCGCCAGAAGCAGGTGGAATACAACACGGCGCATGGCATCACGCCGGAATCGGTAAAGGCACGGATTTCCGACATTCTCGACAGCGTCTACGAGCGCGACCATGTGCGCGCCGATATCTCAGGCGTCTCCGGCAAGGGTTTTGCGGATGGCGGCCATCTGGTCGGCAACAACCTGCAATCCCATCTCAACGCGCTGGAAAAGCAGATGCGCGATGCCGCCGCCGATCTCGACTTCGAGACCGCCGCCCGTTTGCGCGACGAAATCAAGCGCCTCAAGGCCGCCGAACTCGCGGCCATGGACGACCCCATCGCCAAACAGGAGGCGTCGAGCGCCGAAGGCGCGAGGGGGAAGCGAAACCAGGAGGCGTCGAGTGCCGAAGGCACGAGAGGGAGCAGGAATGCAGCGGGCTCGAAGAGAAAATCTTCCACTAGCTCTGAACCCGAAGCCAGCTACTTCGCCAAACCCTCGCTGGACGACATGGGTCCCGGCACCGATACCGCGCGTCCGCTGTTTCGCAAGAACACGCTGGATGAAATGACTGTGGGCCGCACCGAAAAACCGGTGACCGGCCCCCTGCCCCCGAAGCCCGCGCTCCCGGACCGGGACGATCCCCGCCCGCTGGTGCGCGGCAAGACCGGTGTCGGCAGCTACGAGGATCCGGCAGAGGTGAAGCGCAAGAGCCGCACCAAGGGCAAGACCGGGCGACCCGGGCAGTAG
- a CDS encoding bifunctional 2',3'-cyclic-nucleotide 2'-phosphodiesterase/3'-nucleotidase, producing MSFKLTSTITRRSLLGGIATGSALVLLHPFAARAAANQAHLRIMETTDIHVNIMPYDYYADKPNDTMGLARTASIIDSVRAEAGNSVLIDNGDLLQGNPMGDYMAYEKGMKAGDLHPVMKAMNTLGYDCGTLGNHEFNYGLEFLFNTLNGANFPIVCANLTKGQLASDPTKDELFFKPYIILERQIRDGAGNVSPLKLGFIGFVPPPIMLWDAKNLEGKAQTRDIVQAAKAWVPAMKEAGADIIVALSHSGIDGNGQTERMENASLYLAGVDGIDAIFTGHQHLVFPGPKDFAGVAGADAEKGTLQGKPAVMAGFWGSHMGLIDLLLERDGKSWKVVDFTTEARPIYHRDENKKVISDVKDKQQIIDAVKTEHDATLAYVRRPVGKTSAPLYSYFALVADDPSVQIVANAQIWYVKNLLKDGKYKDYPVLSAAAPFKAGGRNGADYFTDVPTGDIAIKNVADLYLYPNTMQAVLITGAQVQNWLEMSAGIFNQIEPGSKDAPLLNGKFPSYNFDVIDGVTYRIDLSQPRRFDDDGMLVNPGAHRITDLQFDGKPIDPGQKFVVATNNYRAGGGGKFPDIAADKVILIAPDTNRDIIVRYIIDQGTINPSADANWSFKPLAGTTATFDSGPKGRQYAAVVKGAKIEDAGDGADGFARFRLVL from the coding sequence ATGTCGTTCAAGCTCACCTCAACCATCACCCGGCGTTCGCTGCTGGGCGGGATCGCCACCGGATCGGCTCTGGTCCTGCTGCATCCTTTCGCAGCCCGCGCCGCTGCCAATCAGGCGCATCTGCGCATCATGGAAACAACCGACATCCATGTGAACATCATGCCCTACGACTATTACGCCGACAAGCCGAATGACACGATGGGGCTCGCCCGCACCGCGAGCATCATCGATTCCGTGCGCGCCGAGGCGGGCAATTCCGTGCTGATCGACAATGGTGACCTGCTGCAGGGCAACCCGATGGGCGACTACATGGCCTATGAGAAGGGCATGAAGGCGGGCGACCTGCATCCGGTGATGAAGGCCATGAACACGCTCGGTTATGATTGCGGAACGCTCGGCAACCATGAGTTCAACTACGGGCTGGAGTTCCTGTTCAACACGCTCAACGGTGCGAATTTCCCCATTGTCTGCGCCAACCTGACCAAGGGACAGCTGGCATCGGACCCCACGAAGGACGAGCTGTTCTTCAAGCCCTACATCATCCTCGAAAGGCAGATCAGGGACGGTGCGGGCAATGTCTCGCCGCTCAAGCTCGGCTTCATCGGTTTCGTTCCGCCGCCGATCATGCTGTGGGACGCCAAGAACCTCGAAGGCAAGGCGCAGACCCGCGACATCGTGCAGGCGGCCAAGGCCTGGGTGCCGGCGATGAAGGAGGCGGGTGCCGACATCATTGTCGCCCTCTCCCACTCCGGCATCGACGGCAACGGCCAGACCGAGCGGATGGAAAATGCATCGCTCTATCTCGCCGGAGTGGACGGCATCGATGCGATCTTCACCGGCCATCAGCACCTGGTATTTCCCGGCCCGAAGGATTTCGCCGGCGTTGCGGGTGCGGATGCAGAGAAAGGCACCCTGCAGGGCAAGCCCGCCGTGATGGCGGGTTTCTGGGGATCGCATATGGGGCTGATCGACCTGCTGCTGGAACGGGACGGCAAGTCCTGGAAAGTCGTGGACTTCACCACCGAGGCCCGGCCGATCTATCATCGCGACGAAAACAAGAAGGTCATCAGCGACGTCAAGGACAAGCAGCAGATCATCGATGCGGTAAAGACCGAACACGACGCCACGCTGGCCTATGTCCGCCGTCCCGTCGGCAAGACGTCCGCCCCGCTCTATTCCTATTTCGCCCTGGTTGCGGACGATCCCTCCGTGCAGATCGTTGCCAATGCGCAGATCTGGTATGTGAAGAACCTGCTCAAGGACGGCAAGTACAAGGATTATCCAGTGCTGTCGGCTGCCGCCCCCTTCAAGGCGGGCGGCCGCAACGGTGCCGACTATTTCACCGATGTGCCGACCGGCGACATCGCCATCAAGAATGTCGCGGACCTCTATCTCTACCCGAACACCATGCAGGCGGTGCTGATTACCGGCGCGCAGGTGCAGAACTGGCTCGAGATGTCGGCGGGCATCTTCAACCAGATCGAGCCCGGCTCGAAGGACGCGCCGCTGCTGAACGGCAAGTTCCCCTCCTACAATTTCGATGTCATTGATGGCGTCACCTACCGGATAGACCTGTCGCAGCCGCGCCGCTTCGATGATGACGGCATGCTCGTCAACCCCGGCGCACACCGCATCACGGACCTGCAGTTTGACGGCAAGCCCATCGATCCCGGCCAGAAATTCGTGGTGGCCACCAACAATTACCGCGCGGGCGGCGGCGGCAAATTCCCCGATATCGCCGCCGACAAGGTCATCCTCATCGCCCCCGACACCAACCGCGACATCATCGTGCGCTACATCATCGACCAGGGCACCATCAATCCCTCGGCGGACGCGAACTGGTCGTTCAAGCCGCTGGCAGGCACCACGGCCACTTTCGACAGCGGCCCCAAAGGCCGCCAATATGCCGCAGTTGTCAAAGGCGCAAAAATCGAAGATGCCGGCGACGGCGCAGACGGCTTCGCCAGGTTCCGCCTGGTGCTGTGA
- a CDS encoding methyl-accepting chemotaxis protein yields MFENRTIAVKLMLGSGLAIALVLLLTNGVLIFQSRDRIEKLTFNRAETEARAIAAGLNADLANLSGSVVAFGDLIENGRMNGTLDRKLITGQLQSLGNRNPTVFGSWFAETPNQFDGQADKFRGDLASGSNAAGQFQPYWIRENGKLKLTAATTMADQLVADEWYQLPTTTGKPAITNPYIEPDAGNLLMTSIATPVLVGGKQLGVVGVDIDLASIAKTTAALHPFETGHVYLLSQSQSWLSAPDDKLLMKAYAGTGAAEIAAAMDSGKADVISGITDPSGAAVYRVAYPFDITGLNARWMVVVDVPASEISSVVNSQTWMMAAGGLLMLCAVLGALLVAVRFFVRQPLNALVRDVGHLSHGDYEIPVSGQGRGDEIGSVATALESFRHALSDARTLEAVSARERAETQAERNRTEADRLAAADLLRHVVASVGRGLASLSDGDLSHRITDDFPGEYAALKQHFNTALTSLEDAIIGLNATIHNINSGTNEISRSAEDLAQRTEQQAASLEETAAALNEITEQVNHSADNARVAATTVRTACSDAEASGDIVRKAITAMNGIESSSQEVSSIIGVIDEIAFQTNLLALNAGVEAARAGEAGKGFAVVAQEVRELAQRSAKAAKEIKTLIGASGMQVKEGVALVGSAGEALARIAGQVMKVNGLVAEISSSASEQATGLREINNAMNQMDQVTQQNAAMVEETTAASMILNEEANHLKATAARFTTSGSRAAPSYPQQASRARAS; encoded by the coding sequence ATGTTCGAAAACCGGACGATTGCCGTCAAATTGATGCTGGGCAGTGGCCTGGCCATAGCCCTGGTTCTGCTGCTCACCAATGGTGTGCTGATCTTCCAGAGCCGGGACCGTATCGAAAAACTGACCTTCAACCGGGCTGAAACCGAGGCGCGGGCGATTGCGGCAGGGTTGAATGCGGATCTCGCCAACCTGTCCGGTTCGGTCGTCGCCTTTGGCGACCTGATCGAAAACGGGCGCATGAATGGCACGCTGGACCGCAAGCTGATCACCGGCCAGCTTCAGTCGCTTGGCAACCGCAATCCGACGGTGTTTGGCAGCTGGTTTGCCGAAACGCCGAACCAGTTTGACGGGCAGGCGGATAAATTTCGCGGTGATCTCGCATCGGGCAGCAATGCCGCGGGCCAGTTCCAGCCCTACTGGATCCGCGAAAACGGCAAGCTGAAGCTGACGGCCGCCACCACCATGGCTGATCAGCTTGTTGCCGACGAATGGTATCAATTGCCGACCACCACCGGCAAGCCGGCGATCACCAATCCCTATATTGAACCGGATGCCGGCAATCTGCTGATGACCAGCATTGCGACGCCGGTTCTGGTCGGCGGCAAGCAGCTCGGCGTTGTCGGTGTCGATATCGACCTTGCCAGCATTGCCAAAACCACCGCCGCCCTGCATCCTTTTGAAACCGGCCATGTCTATCTGCTGTCGCAGTCGCAGAGCTGGCTGAGCGCGCCCGATGACAAGCTGCTGATGAAGGCCTATGCCGGGACCGGTGCGGCGGAGATCGCTGCTGCGATGGACAGCGGCAAGGCGGACGTCATCAGCGGCATTACCGATCCCTCGGGGGCTGCCGTTTACCGGGTTGCCTATCCTTTCGACATTACCGGCCTCAATGCCCGCTGGATGGTGGTTGTCGATGTCCCCGCCAGCGAAATTTCCTCCGTCGTCAACAGCCAGACCTGGATGATGGCTGCGGGTGGCCTGCTGATGCTGTGCGCCGTGCTGGGGGCGCTGCTGGTGGCTGTCCGCTTCTTCGTCAGGCAGCCGCTGAACGCCCTGGTCAGGGATGTCGGCCATCTCTCCCACGGCGATTATGAAATTCCGGTCTCGGGCCAGGGCCGCGGCGATGAAATCGGCTCGGTGGCAACGGCGCTGGAAAGCTTCCGCCACGCCCTGTCCGATGCCCGCACGCTGGAGGCGGTCAGCGCCCGCGAACGCGCGGAGACGCAGGCGGAACGCAACCGGACCGAAGCCGACCGGCTCGCCGCCGCCGACCTCCTGCGCCACGTGGTGGCCTCGGTCGGGCGCGGGCTTGCCTCGCTGTCGGATGGCGACCTCTCGCACCGCATCACCGATGATTTCCCCGGTGAATATGCGGCGCTGAAGCAGCATTTCAACACGGCGCTGACCAGTCTGGAAGACGCGATCATCGGCCTCAACGCCACGATCCACAACATCAATTCCGGCACCAACGAGATCAGCCGTTCGGCGGAAGACCTCGCCCAGCGCACCGAACAGCAGGCGGCGAGCCTTGAGGAAACCGCGGCCGCCCTCAACGAGATTACAGAACAGGTCAATCATTCGGCGGACAATGCAAGGGTTGCCGCGACGACGGTGCGCACTGCCTGCAGCGATGCCGAGGCGTCCGGCGACATCGTCCGCAAGGCCATCACCGCGATGAACGGCATCGAATCCTCGTCACAGGAGGTGTCCTCGATCATCGGTGTCATCGACGAGATCGCCTTCCAGACCAACCTTCTGGCGCTGAATGCCGGTGTCGAGGCGGCGCGGGCAGGCGAGGCCGGCAAGGGTTTTGCGGTGGTGGCCCAGGAAGTGCGCGAACTCGCCCAGCGTTCCGCCAAGGCCGCCAAGGAGATCAAGACCCTGATCGGCGCTTCCGGCATGCAGGTTAAGGAAGGCGTGGCGCTGGTCGGCTCCGCCGGGGAAGCGCTGGCGCGCATCGCCGGGCAGGTGATGAAGGTCAACGGACTGGTTGCGGAAATCTCCTCTTCCGCAAGCGAACAGGCGACGGGCCTGCGCGAAATCAACAATGCCATGAACCAGATGGACCAGGTCACCCAGCAGAATGCCGCGATGGTAGAGGAGACAACCGCCGCCTCGATGATCCTCAACGAAGAGGCAAACCACCTGAAGGCCACCGCCGCCCGCTTCACCACCTCCGGCAGCCGCGCCGCGCCGTCCTACCCGCAACAGGCCAGTCGCGCCCGCGCGTCCTGA
- a CDS encoding Gfo/Idh/MocA family oxidoreductase, with amino-acid sequence MALGWGLLGTSFISDTMAEAIALSPGSRLAAVQGRDAGRLEDFAARHAIAATHAGIGALVSDPAVDVVYVGLPNHLHAEATIAAARAGKAVLCEKSLTTTMEDARLLAGAVRSCGTFFVEGLMYRAHPVIETALELLTGGRIGHLRGINALYAADIARFVNPAGKGVLYDLGCYPASLTQLVIDRMMGAGQFSRHRISAFGARDKASGNIADTVAAIRFECGVLATISTSETHGMVHEFTVTGDHASLRFRTNPWLPVAGDNIIEIISHETGAVQETVTIHDTNDAFFHQVQRVEQALAAGAGEARAPSPTLAESLDIMAFLTGWEAAV; translated from the coding sequence ATGGCGCTTGGCTGGGGACTACTCGGGACCAGTTTCATTTCCGACACCATGGCCGAGGCCATCGCGCTGTCGCCGGGCTCACGGCTGGCGGCGGTGCAGGGCAGGGATGCCGGACGGCTCGAGGATTTCGCTGCCCGCCATGCGATTGCCGCGACCCATGCCGGAATCGGGGCGCTGGTCAGCGATCCCGCCGTCGATGTCGTCTATGTCGGCCTGCCCAACCATCTGCATGCCGAAGCCACGATTGCCGCCGCGCGGGCGGGCAAGGCGGTGCTCTGCGAGAAATCGCTGACCACCACCATGGAGGATGCCCGCCTGCTGGCCGGGGCGGTGCGGTCCTGCGGCACATTCTTCGTCGAGGGGCTGATGTATCGCGCCCATCCCGTCATCGAGACGGCGCTGGAGCTTCTGACCGGCGGGCGGATTGGCCATCTCCGGGGGATCAATGCGCTTTACGCCGCCGATATCGCCCGCTTCGTCAATCCGGCGGGCAAGGGCGTGCTCTATGATCTCGGCTGCTACCCGGCCTCGCTGACGCAACTGGTTATCGACCGGATGATGGGGGCCGGCCAGTTTTCCCGCCACCGGATCAGCGCTTTTGGCGCGCGCGACAAGGCGAGCGGCAATATCGCCGATACGGTCGCGGCCATCCGCTTCGAGTGCGGGGTGCTCGCCACCATCTCCACCTCGGAAACCCATGGCATGGTGCATGAATTCACCGTTACCGGCGATCACGCCTCGCTGCGCTTCCGCACCAATCCCTGGCTGCCTGTTGCCGGAGACAATATCATCGAGATCATCAGCCACGAGACCGGCGCGGTGCAGGAGACGGTCACCATCCACGACACCAACGACGCCTTCTTCCACCAGGTGCAGCGGGTGGAACAGGCGCTCGCCGCCGGTGCAGGCGAGGCGAGGGCCCCGAGCCCGACCCTTGCCGAAAGCCTCGACATCATGGCCTTCCTGACCGGCTGGGAGGCGGCGGTCTGA
- a CDS encoding cold-shock protein yields the protein MKGTVKFFNQDKGFGFITPDGGAKDVFVHISALQASGMQTLRDGQQVTFDTEPDRMGKGPKAVNIQAA from the coding sequence ATGAAAGGCACCGTAAAATTCTTTAACCAGGACAAGGGCTTTGGCTTCATCACGCCGGATGGCGGCGCCAAGGACGTGTTCGTTCACATCTCCGCTCTGCAGGCTTCCGGCATGCAGACCCTGCGCGACGGCCAGCAGGTCACCTTCGACACCGAGCCGGACCGCATGGGCAAGGGCCCGAAGGCCGTGAACATCCAGGCTGCCTGA
- the dusA gene encoding tRNA dihydrouridine(20/20a) synthase DusA, with product MTQKSPGRPALYQGPVLAIAPMLDWTDRHCRFLHRLLTGRALLYTEMVVADAIIHGPRERLLGHDAAEHPVALQLGGSDSAKLSEAVRIALDFGYDEINLNVGCPSDRVQSGTFGACLMREPETVQAAVEAMKRVSPVPVTVKCRIGVDEQVPEEVLPDFLARMVGAGADAVWIHARKAWLQGLSPKENRDIPPLDYPLVYRMKAENPDVFIGINGGIATLDEAVRHLRDVDGVMIGRAAYHHAALLTGVDAAIYGAPAKAPDWDDIRDRMMDYAAAHIGRGGRLGNVTRHMVGLFQAVPGARKFRQILSTAATKPGAGPEVIAEAFAAVDLNPVRAESAAEQTLPPRITAL from the coding sequence ATGACACAGAAATCGCCAGGCAGACCGGCGCTCTACCAGGGCCCCGTCCTCGCTATCGCCCCGATGCTCGACTGGACGGACCGGCATTGCCGGTTCCTGCACCGGCTGCTCACCGGGCGGGCGCTGCTTTATACGGAGATGGTGGTTGCGGATGCGATCATTCACGGGCCGCGCGAGCGGTTGCTGGGGCATGATGCGGCGGAGCATCCGGTCGCCTTGCAGCTCGGCGGATCGGATTCGGCCAAGCTGTCGGAGGCGGTGCGGATTGCGCTGGATTTCGGCTATGACGAGATCAATCTCAATGTCGGCTGCCCCTCCGACCGGGTGCAATCTGGCACCTTCGGGGCCTGCCTGATGCGCGAGCCGGAGACGGTTCAGGCGGCGGTGGAGGCGATGAAGCGGGTGTCGCCGGTGCCTGTTACCGTCAAGTGCCGGATCGGGGTCGATGAGCAGGTGCCGGAAGAGGTACTGCCGGATTTTCTGGCGAGGATGGTCGGGGCCGGGGCCGATGCGGTCTGGATTCATGCCCGCAAGGCCTGGCTGCAGGGGCTGAGCCCGAAGGAAAACCGCGATATTCCACCGCTGGACTATCCCCTGGTCTACCGGATGAAGGCGGAAAATCCCGATGTCTTCATCGGCATCAATGGCGGTATCGCAACGCTGGACGAGGCCGTCCGCCATCTCCGCGATGTCGACGGGGTGATGATCGGCAGGGCCGCCTATCACCATGCGGCCCTGCTGACGGGGGTGGATGCGGCGATCTATGGTGCGCCTGCGAAGGCGCCCGACTGGGACGATATCCGCGACCGGATGATGGACTATGCGGCGGCCCATATCGGGCGCGGCGGGCGGCTCGGCAATGTCACGCGCCATATGGTGGGGCTGTTCCAGGCGGTGCCGGGGGCGCGAAAATTCCGGCAGATCCTCTCGACGGCGGCAACGAAGCCGGGGGCCGGGCCGGAGGTGATTGCCGAGGCCTTCGCGGCGGTGGATTTGAACCCCGTCCGGGCGGAGAGCGCGGCGGAACAGACGCTCCCGCCGAGAATCACTGCACTCTAA
- a CDS encoding NAD(P)-dependent oxidoreductase, with protein sequence MRVALAGAGMMGHGMGRRLLDAGFSLRVLAHRQRQTIDDLVLRGAGEAADAGDLARSADVLLLCLPNSEVVESVLAAMWGAIRPGTVVLDVGTSAPEANRALAERLATIGAHFAEAPLTGGPAQAAEGVLGAMVGAGDAVFATIQPLLASFCASIVHIGPPGAASTAKLISNYLVMGMIATISETYVAARKAGIDWGKLYAVMQRGSNSSEALRRIVEPALDGNFDGYRFAIANAAKDLRYYGNLAEELGTRTPLYSEIARFFEAAVEAGHGEKTVSRLIDPALDGEGRGAD encoded by the coding sequence ATGCGGGTCGCTCTGGCGGGTGCAGGGATGATGGGGCATGGCATGGGGCGGCGTCTGCTGGACGCGGGCTTCTCGCTGCGGGTTCTCGCCCATCGCCAGCGCCAGACGATTGACGATCTGGTCCTGCGGGGGGCAGGCGAGGCGGCGGATGCCGGTGATCTCGCCCGCTCCGCCGATGTCCTTCTCCTCTGCCTGCCCAATTCTGAGGTGGTGGAGAGCGTGCTGGCGGCGATGTGGGGGGCGATCCGGCCGGGAACCGTGGTTCTCGATGTCGGGACATCGGCACCCGAGGCCAACCGGGCGCTGGCCGAGCGGCTGGCCACCATCGGGGCCCATTTTGCCGAAGCGCCTTTGACCGGCGGGCCCGCGCAGGCGGCGGAGGGAGTGCTCGGCGCCATGGTCGGGGCCGGGGATGCGGTGTTCGCGACGATCCAGCCGCTGCTTGCAAGCTTCTGCGCCAGCATCGTCCACATCGGGCCACCGGGTGCGGCCAGCACCGCCAAGCTGATCAGCAATTACCTGGTGATGGGCATGATCGCGACGATCAGCGAGACCTATGTCGCGGCCCGCAAGGCCGGGATCGACTGGGGCAAGCTCTATGCGGTGATGCAGCGCGGCTCCAACAGTTCCGAAGCGCTGCGCCGGATCGTCGAACCCGCCCTGGACGGCAATTTCGACGGTTACCGCTTCGCCATCGCCAATGCCGCCAAGGATCTCCGCTATTACGGCAACCTCGCCGAAGAGCTCGGCACCAGAACCCCGCTCTATTCCGAAATCGCCCGGTTTTTCGAGGCGGCGGTAGAGGCAGGCCATGGCGAAAAGACGGTGTCGCGGCTGATCGATCCGGCGCTCGACGGGGAAGGCAGGGGCGCGGACTGA